The following proteins come from a genomic window of Acinonyx jubatus isolate Ajub_Pintada_27869175 chromosome C1, VMU_Ajub_asm_v1.0, whole genome shotgun sequence:
- the MISFA gene encoding mitochondrial sheath formation-associated protein: MIVLGWMLFVSLACYMGTFPEFMPPALKWKEKWPIQ, encoded by the coding sequence ATGATCGTGCTTGGCTGGATGCTTTTTGTCTCACTTGCGTGTTACATGGGCACATTTCCGGAGTTCATGCCTCCAGCTTTGAAGTGGAAAGAGAAGTGGCCTATTCAGTAA